A region of the Neomicrococcus lactis genome:
GCGCAAGCTCTTTCGGACGAAGCCGCTCGCGTCGAAAAGGTGATGGCTAGCGGTGGAACCGACACGACGTCTACCATCCCTGTGGTTCAGATCATCCCGATCTCCTCGGCGCTCCTGCCTACCGCTCCTTCAGCCCCTTCGCTTCGTAAGAATCTGATGAATGGCGCCATCGCTGGCCTGATTCTTGCGGCGCTCTACATCTTTATCAAGCACCTCTTCGATGTGCGTATCCGCTCCACGGAGCAGGTCGAGGAAGTCACCGGCCATGCAGTTCTCGGCACGATTCCTCAGGACCCACGCTTGGGCGATCACCGTCAGGTGGTCACGATGGTGGAAGCTGGCGACAAGCGTGGTTGGGCGACGGCTGAAGCCCTTCGCGATCTACGCACCAACCTCACTTTCTCTCGCGTGGATAATCCACCCCGCGTCATCGTGGTGACGAGTGCGTTGGCTGGTGAGGGTAAGTCCTCGATCGCAGCCAACTTGGCCGTTGCCATCTCACAGTCCGGCAATAACGTGGTCCTGATCGATGCCGACCTTCGCCGCTCCGTCCAGACGGATCTATTCCATCTGCAGTCGGGCGCTGGCCTAACGGACCTTCTCTCCGGCGCTGTAGATCTTCAAGACGTTCTCCAGGATTGGAGCGCGGACCAGCGGCTTCAAGTTCTGGGCGCAGGCCGCACGCCGCCGAACCCGTCTGAATTGTTGGGTTCGCGTGCCATGAAGCGACTGCTCGCTGACCTCTCCCGTGACGCAGTGGTGATCGTTGACTCGCCGCCGCTGTTGCCAGTGACGGATGCCTCCGTGCTGTCCACCTCCGCCGACGGTGTGCTGGTGGTTGCCAAGGCCGGTAAGACCAGCATCGAAGACCTCAAGAAGGCCACCGATCGACTTCAGCGCGTCAACGGACATGTCTTGGGTGTTGTGCTCAACCACGTCCCGCGCAAGGGTTCAAGCGCAGGTCAATACGGCTACTACTCCGACACTTACTACTACTCCTCAACAACCGGCGAGCGTACTCGCCGCACGCAAGGAAAGCGACGCGCAACCGCTTCCGCGTCCAACTAGTCGTTTCAACCAACCAGCGTGTTGAGCAAATAGTCGAGAAACAAGAACTGCGGCCCCACCAAAAGGTGGGGCCGCAGTTCTTTAAGGTCGATGTCTGGCTCTAGGCCTGAACTTTCTCCTGCACGAAGATGTTCGAGACCAAATCCCGAGCCCAATCGATGATCTCCTGATCAACGAGATCCCGACCCGCTACGCGGGCCGTCTTGGGCTTAGGGATAAGCGCCATATCCATGTTCGGCTTGAGCAGCGTTCCAGGATACATACGGTTCAAGCGCACCTGGCGAGACTCCGGCAGGTTGGCAATCGGTGATACTCGTACGAAGTTGCCCTGAACGGCGAGGTCCGTGAGGCCAGCACTCGTCGCATGCAAACGTAGCCGAGCGATATCAATAAGGTTCTTGACGACTTCAGGCAATTCGCCATAGCGGTCCATGAACTCTTCCACCACGTCTTGAATCTGAGTTTCATCGTGGGCTGCCGCGAGCTTGCGGTATGCCTCGAGGCGCAAGCGCTCGCTCGGCACGTAGTCGTGCGGCAAGTGGGCGTTGACGGGAAGATCGATGCGCACATCGGCGGTGACTTCTTCCTTGTCGCCGCGATAATCGGCCACGGCCTCCCCTACCAAACGCAGGTACAAGTCGAAGCCCACGCCCGCGATGTGACCGGACTGTTCGCCACCCAAGAGGTTACCGGCGCCGCGGATTTCCAAGTCCTTCATGGCCAACTGGAAACCGGAGCCCAGCTCGTTGTGAGCGGCTACTGCTTTCAAGCGTTCCAAGGCCACTTCACCCAGAGGCTTTTCCGAGTTCCAGAGGAAGTACGCGTACGCGCGCTCGCGACCACGGCCCACACGGCCACGCAGCTGGTGGAGCTGGGACAGGCCATAGTTGTCAGCACGGTCCACAATCAGGGTGTTGGCGTTTTGGATGTCGAGGCCCGTCTCGATGATGGTGGTGGACACCAGCACGTCGAACTTCTTCTCCCAGAAGTCCACCATGATCTGCTCAAGGCGAGACTCGGTCATCTTGCCGTGAGCCACTTCCACGCGAGCTTCAGGAACCAGCTCGCGAAGCTGCGAGGCCACCTTGTCGATCGAAGACACGCGGTTGTGCACGAAGAAGACCTGGCCTTCGCGCATGAGCTCGCGTCGAATTGCGGCTGTGACTTGCTTATCCGTGTATGGACCCACATAGGTCAACACCGGATGACGCTCTTCAGGCGGCGTCGCCAAAGTCGAGGTCTCGCGGATGCCGGTCAAGGACATTTCCAACGTACGCGGGATAGGCGTCGCGGACATGGCCAGCACGTCCACGTTGGTGCGCATCTTCTTGAGCGCTTCCTTGTGCTCCACGCCGAACCGCTGCTCTTCGTCCACAATCACGAGTCCAAGATCCTTGAACTCAACCTCCTTGGACAGAAGACGGTGCGTACCAATCACCACGTCGACGGAGCCATCTTTGAGCCCCGCCACAATCTCCTTGGACTCTTTCGCCGTCTGGAAACGGGACAGCGCGCGAACACGCACCGGGAAGCCCGCGAAACGCTCGGAGAACGTCTCAAAGTGCTGGCGCGCCAACAGCGTGGTGGGTACCAGAATCGCTACCTGCTTGCCATCCTGCACCGCCTTAAACGCCGCACGCACAGCAATTTCCGTCTTACCGAAGCCCACGTCGCCGGAGATCAAGCGATCCATCGGGATCTCTTTCTCCATGTCGGCTTTGACGTCATTGATGGCGGTGAGCTGGTCCGGAGTCTCCGCGAACGGGAACGCATCCTCGAGCTCGTGCTGCCACGGCGTATCCCCCGCAAAAGCGTGACCACGTGAAGCCATACGCGCCGAATACAACTTGATGAGCTCGCCAGCGATTTCCTTGACGGCCTTGCGAGCCTTGGATTTGGTCTGGGACCAGTCGGCACCGCCCATCTTGGACAAGGTCGGCGTCTCACCGCCCACGTACCGCGTGAGCTGGTCCAGCTGATCAGTCGGAACGAACAACCGGTCCCCCGGCGCACCACGCTTGGATGCCGCGTACTCGAGCACCAAGTACTCGCGCATGCCGTCAGAACCGGCGATCTTGCGTTGAATCAGTTCAATGAACTTGCCGATGCCGTGCTGCTCGTGCACCACGAAATCGCCTTCGGTGAGCTGCAGAGGATCCACCGCATTACGACGACGTGCGGCCAGTTTCTTGCCACTTTTTGCGGAATACGCGGACGAGCGGCCCAATAGATCGGCTTCCGTCAGGAGCGCGAGTTTTAGTTCAGGGAAGACGAAGCCGTGACCGGCTTGAGCGGTGGTGATCTCTACCAGGTGAGTGGTGGGTTCGTCTTTCAAGAACTCCACGCGGTGGGCCGGGATCTGCGCGTCATGCAGCAGCTCGGCGATGCGCTGCGCAGGGCCAGGACCGTCCGTGACCACCACAACGCGCCAGTCGTCATCAATCCGCTCGCCCAAGAACGTGAGCATCTCCTGCACGTTGCCAGCGAAACCACGAGGCTCCGTCGCATTGACGCGCAAAGATCCGGCCTCAGGCAAGAGCTCCGAATCGGCACCCAAAGACGTCATGGACCACCACGAAATCTTCGCCTTGTTCGCTGCTTCGCGCGTCTCGCCGAGAGAAGCGAAGTTGCCGGAAGACAACGCGCTTTCCACGGAGCCAACACCCGGCTTGACAGCTGTGATGTCTACGGCGGAAATATCCACCGGGGCGGCGCCACCATGCGCGGCGGTGTTCCAGGCTGCTGCCAAGAATTCTTCGTTGGTCGCCGCCAAGTCATGCGAACGGGCACGCACGCGCTCTGGCTCCATGACCACCGCGATAGATCCTGCCGGGAGCTCTCCCACGAACGGAACCATGGAATCCACCAGGACGGGTGCCAGAGATTCCATGCCCTCTACGGCGATGCCGCCGGCGATCTTCTCGAGCATCTCGGCCGCGCCCGGCAACACGTCCTTCAATCGCGCTGCGCGAGACATGACGGCCGGAGTGATGAGCAGTTCGCGGCATGGAGGCGCAATGATTTCGCGCGGCCCTTCGCCCGAAATGGATCGTTGATCCGCCACCGAGAAGTAACGCATCTGATCCACTTCGTCGCCAAAGAAATCGATGCGGACGGCGTGGTCAAGCGTCGGCGGGAAAACGTCAATCATGCCACCGCGCACAGCAAATTCGCCGCGATGTGTCACCAAATCCACGCGCGCGTACGCGGCATCCGCGAGCGCCTTCACGAGGGCACTGAATTCGTATTCGTCACCCACAGCCACGCGGACGGGACGCAGTTCGCTCAAGCCGTTCACGAGCGGCTGAACTACCGCGCGTATCGGTGCGACGATCACCTTAAGGCGAGCTGCGGCGTCGTCCTTCCCATCATGCAAGCGACGCAAAACGGACAGCCGTCGGCCCACCGTATCCGAGCGAGGTGACAGGCGTTCGTGGGGCAACGTTTCCCAGGAGGGAAACTCCGCGACGGAATCAGCGGGAAGGTACGCCTCGAGCGCTGCGGTGAGGTCTTCAGCCTCGCGGCCGGTACTGGTAATTGCCAGTACGACGCCGCCGCTCGGGTTCACTGCGTCCGCTAAGTCAGCACACACAATAGGCCGCAAGCCCGTGGGCGCGGCGATCTCTAGATTTTGCGTGCGTTCGGCGAAGCTCCGTGCTGCGACGGTTTGCAACACGGGGAGAGTTCTATCGGCGGATAGTGCTCGACGGAGTCCATCAAGAGCGAGGGCAGGGAGCGCGGCAGAAGTCGTCATGATCGTTCGTTAGTTTACTCTTCTAGGGCTAGTTGGCCTTTAGGATGTGGATATGGCACTTAACGCAAGCACTTCATTGCCCTTTACTCCTCAGCAGGTCCTCGAGACCTTCACCAACCGCGAGTTCGTGGAGCACGTCTCCAATCGCGTGGGTGGATCCCTTAAGGCATTCACCGTCAATGGTGACCTCGCCGGAGCGTTCACCACGGAAATCGTGCGTGAAGTACCCACGGCACGCCTGCCGGAAATCGCGCGCAAGGTGGTTGGCCAGACCATCACCATCACGCAGAAGGAAAACTGGGCCGCTCCAGCAGCGGACGGCTCCCGCGCTTCGACGGTGACGATTGACGTTGCCGGCGCACCTGTCTCCGTGAACGCAACCCAGAACATCCTGACCGCCGACGGAGGATCCCGCGTGGATCTCGCAGGCGAGGTCAAGTCCTCTATCCCGTTCATGGGTGGCAAGATCGCCGCTGCCGCTGAGCCATTCGTGGCCAAGGCGCTGAACCTCCAAGCCCGCGAAGCGAAGGCTTGGCTGGAGCGCTAAAACCCGCACCGCATTCATGAGCTGGGCCGCGACACATCTGTTGCGGCCCACTTTTGTAGGTGTACCCTAGATCACGGTGTGCCGGGAAGTCTGGTCGGCGATGTACTGTTTGGCGCCTACTGAAAGGCTCGTATGAGCAACTCACCCGCACCGTCCCCTCAAGGGTTCGACGGCAAGCCCAGCTCCAATGTCCTAGGGCGCTCTTCATGGGAAGAGAATGTCCGCATCGGCGACATTCTCCGCAAAGAGACCGTGGGCGGCATGGTGCTCATCGCCGCCGCTCTCGTGGCCATCATCTGGGCGAACTCGCCGTGGGCCTCTTCTTACTTCGCAATTCGCGACTTCCACATCGCCATCCCCTGGGCCAACATGGATCTTTCCATCGGTCACTGGGCTGCAGATGGTCTTCTGGCGGTCTTCTTCTTCCTGACGGGTCTGGAACTCAAAAAGGAATTCGTAGCGGGCGATCTCGCCGATTTCTCGAAAGCAATTGTGCCGGTGACAGCTGCTTTCGGCGGCGCACTGGTTCCAGCGCTCATCTTCCTGGGCTTCAACATCGCCACCGCCGGCGAAACGTTGCGCGGCTGGGCCATCCCCACCGCCACAGATATCGCGTTTGCCGTGGCTGTCTTGGCCGTGGTCGGCTCACACTTGCCCTCTCCCCTGCGCATCTTCTTGCTGACGCTCGCCGTCGTGGATGACCTCATTGCCATTGTCATCATCGCGTTCGTCTACACCGCTGATCTGGTGCCGATGTACGCACTCTTGGCACTCGTTCCCATCGCGGCCTACTTCCTCATCGCTCACAAGGCTCGCGTCTTTTGCGCCGAGCACAAGTGGGCGCCATGGCTGATCTTGCTACCGCTCGGCATTCTGGCTTGGTGGTGCGTGTTCCAGTCCGGCATTCACGCGACGATCGCCGGCGTGGTCCTGGGTTTCTGCGTCCCGGTCCGCCACCGCGACGGCACGTCTGCACACGGCCTCGCCGAAGTCTTTGAGCACCGGTTCCGCCCCATCTCCACGGGCATCTGCGTACCTGTCTTCGCGTTCTTCTCAGCTGGCGTCACTGTGGTGGGCGGCTCCGGTGGCTTTGGCGCAATCCTGTCTGATCCAGTGGTGTGGGGCATCGTCATTGGTCTGGTGGTCGGCAAGCCGATCGGCATCCTGGGCTCCACCTTCCTCATCACCAAGACCCGTCACGCCAACCTTGACCCGGACATCAAGTGGATCGACCTCTTCGGCATGACCCTTTTGGCCGGAATCGGCTTCACGGTGTCTTTGCTCGTGGCAGAGCTGAGCTTCGGTTTGGAGTCGGCGCATAGTGATCACGCGAAAGTTGCTATCCTCGCCGGCTCCTTCATCGCCGCGATTTTGGGAACCCTGATTCTTAAGCCTCGTGACAAGCATTACCAGCTAATTGCGGCGCGAGAGGCGATTGATGAGGACAAGGACGGCATTCCTGACGTTTATCTGAAAGACTAGGGAAACTACCGCCGCTCGGAAAGGAATCTCTGTGCCACAGGACGTGACACCGGACCCGCTCTCCCCTTCCGTAGTCAACCCAGATTTCCAGTACGACGGCGATGCCCCTCTAGTCCGCATCAATGCTTTGCGCGGGACCCTCGACGTTTCGGGACTCTCCGAGGACGAAACGAATGTGGTGCTCGAGGCATGGTCACGCTGCGATGCGCGTGTCATCACTGCCGCTGAGGCTGCAGCGACTCCTGCCGACCAAATGTTGCGCCGCGATGACGCAGGCTCTTGGAATGTCTTTCACGAGAACCTCGTCTACAAGGCAACGTCCACCGCGATCATCTCCGGTAAGGGCGATTTGCTCATGTTCCATGGTGCCGCCCTGAAGGACCCAAATTCGTCCAAGACCTTCGTGCTCGTTGCCGAGTCGGGTGGCGGCAAGACCACCGCCACCCGCGAACTCGGGAAGTCCTTTGAATACCTCACGGACGAAACCGTGGGCGTGGATACGGAACTTTCCATCTCCCAGTTCCCCAAGCCGTTGTCAGTTCTTGAGGGCGACATGGTGCGGCCGAAGGTCCAGTACGGTCCGGACAGTTTGGGATTGCTGGAGCCCACGGGCCCGGCTTCCTTGTCCGTGATCTGCTTGCTTCATCGGGACAAGAGCGGTGAATCGACGGGCGCTTCAGCTGAGCGTATCTCCACGACGGAGGCCGTGGCGCTCGTAGCGCCGCAGACTTCGTCTTTGTCCCGCTTGGATCGTGGCCTGGTGCGTTTGTGTGAGGCCATCGACAGCACCCGTGGTGTTTTGCGAATTCACTACTCCGAGGCACGCGATTTGTCTCGCCTCATGTCTGACGTGTTGCATTCGCATCCATCCAAGTGCCCAGCCGCGAAGAGCGCTGAGACGACGCCGGATGATCGATGGGTGCCAGCAGAAAACCTGCGTCCTCTGGACAATCCTCGCTTCACTCCAGTCGGCGATGAATACATGCGACTGAACGTGGACGACGCCATCTACTTCAACGATGGATCGCTCTGCTTGTTGGTGGGCGAAAAGTTCACCACCTTGCGCGGTGTGGGTCCGTTCATTTGGGAAATGCTGGAAACACCGCTGGTGTTCGAGGATCTCGCCGAAGAAGCAGGCGGTATCGACGGTTCGCCGGAGAACCTAGAACAGATTCTCCGAGAAGCGCTTGACTCCATGATCGCCAACGAGATCATCACTCGCGGCGACCTCATCGAGGCTAAATAGCTAAATTCGCGGAACGCGACGCTGTGGTCGTCGTTGCCGCTAATGGCCGAGTCTAGAAACCGCGCCAGTCAGTGATCGGCCAGAGTTTGAAGAACACTCGGCCTATGACGTTTTCCTTTTTCACGAATCGTGCACAGGATTGATCGCCTTGCTCGAGATCCGCATAGCGACAGTTGATGACGGAGTCACTAGAGGCTGAACGGTGATCGCCCATGACCAATACTTCACCTTCAGGGACGGTAATGGGTCCGAAGCATCGGTAGGACTTGTTCTGTGAAGAGCAATCCAAGCTACCTGGCGTGAAGGGGATGTCCTCGAAAATGTAGGGCTCGTTCACGGCCTCGCCGTTGACTTTGAGGGCACCTTCAGCGGTGCAGCACTCAACAGTGTCTCCGCCCTGAGCAATGACTCGCTTGACCAAGAACTTCTCATTCGAAGGTCCGATGCCCGTGAGGTCGCCAAAGCCCTTCGCAATGGTTTCAAGGATGCTCTGGTTCGTATCGGGAATTTCTTCTTCCCACGCGCTATCAGCTTTGAAAACGACCACGTCTCCGCGAGGAGGCTCGGCGCCGTTGTAGGCGAGACGGTTCACCACAATCCGGTCCCCCACGTTCAACGTGGTTTCCATGGACCCAGACGGCACTTGGTAGACCTTGACGAAGAACGCTTGAACCAGCGCCACCACAGCAATCGCGATGATCAAGTTCAGGCAGGTAGACAAAATGACCGAAGGCCACGAGTCTTTCTTCTGCGACTTCTTCTCCGGATCCGTCTGAGGTTTTGCCGCAGTGGTGGATTCGTCGGGGGTCTCTTCAGCCATGAAGAACATCCTATGTGGAAAGTCTGAGCACCGCCGGGGCAGGGGTGCAGCGGAACCATGAGCCAGTGTTGCTTACTAGAGATTCGCAGCCTGATTGACGGCGTCCTCGGCCGCGACCCACGCGAGCATCGCGCACTTCACGCGAGCCGGAAACTTGGAGACGCCAGCGAATGCAGACGCGTCACCCAGCAGTTCTTCATCCGGGGTCTCCGTGCCGCGCGAACGCATAACAGAGCGGAATGCTTCGAGCTGTTCGGTGAACTCCTCGCGTGGCTCTCCCACAGCAAGTTCAGTCAGCACGGAAGCGGACGCCATAGAAATGGAGCAACCCTGCCCCTCCCACTCCAGCCCGGTCACCTTGCCGTCGGCGAAGGTTGCGCGCACACGAATCTCGTCGCCGCACGTGGGGTTGTACTGGTGCGATTCACCGTGTGGATCGGACTCAGCGATCTGTGCAAAACCCTCGCCCACGCGGCGCTTGGAGTGATCCAAGATCACTTGCTGGTACAGCTGCTCTAAGCCGTTCATGAGAATCCTTCGTCGATCTAAGACAAGCCAAAGAAGGGACGCACTTCGGCGACGCGGCGCACCAGTTCATCGACTTCGCTCGGCAACGAATACAAGTAGGTAGAGGCGCGGCTGGTTGCAGCAAGCCCCAGCTTGCGGTGCAGCGGCTGCGCGCAGTGATGGCCCACGCGGATCGCAATGCCGGTGGAGTCCAGGTACTGCCCCACATCGTGTGGGTGAACACCTTCAACATCGAACGCGGCCACGCCGATGCGCGGAATGTTCGTGGGACCCATGACGCGCACGCCAGGGATGGCAGAGAGCCCGTCAACCAATTGCTGGCCGAGCTGGTGCTCCCATGCGGAGATGCGCTCAATGCCCACTTCGCTCAAGTAGTTCACGGCGGAGGCAAGAGCAATCGTCTGAGAAATGCGCTGCGTGCCCGCTTCAAACCGAGTAGGTGCGGGCAAGTATTCGGCACCTTCCATGGTGACCTTGGTGATCATGGACCCGCCGGTCAAGAACGGCGGCATAGCATCCAACAGTTCACGACGTCCATAGAGGCCACCGATTCCGGTGGGACCCAACATCTTGTGTCCGGAGAACGCGGCGAAATCAACGTCCAAGGCCTTGACATCCAACTTCATGTGAGGAGTGGACTGGCATGCATCGAGCACTGTGAAGGCACCCACGCTCTTTGC
Encoded here:
- the lepB gene encoding signal peptidase I; the encoded protein is MAEETPDESTTAAKPQTDPEKKSQKKDSWPSVILSTCLNLIIAIAVVALVQAFFVKVYQVPSGSMETTLNVGDRIVVNRLAYNGAEPPRGDVVVFKADSAWEEEIPDTNQSILETIAKGFGDLTGIGPSNEKFLVKRVIAQGGDTVECCTAEGALKVNGEAVNEPYIFEDIPFTPGSLDCSSQNKSYRCFGPITVPEGEVLVMGDHRSASSDSVINCRYADLEQGDQSCARFVKKENVIGRVFFKLWPITDWRGF
- the sufU gene encoding Fe-S cluster assembly sulfur transfer protein SufU, with protein sequence MNGLEQLYQQVILDHSKRRVGEGFAQIAESDPHGESHQYNPTCGDEIRVRATFADGKVTGLEWEGQGCSISMASASVLTELAVGEPREEFTEQLEAFRSVMRSRGTETPDEELLGDASAFAGVSKFPARVKCAMLAWVAAEDAVNQAANL
- a CDS encoding SufS family cysteine desulfurase; translation: MAEELAPSLTIEEVTRLRADFPILSREMNGHPLIYLDSGATSQTPQWVWDAEQQFYETFNAAVHRGAHTLAVEATDLYEEARATVAKFIGATERELVWTSNATEALNLIAYSFSNASAGRGGDAAKPFRLGPGDEILTTEIEHHANLIPWQELAARTGATFRYVPVLEDGSIDYDAAAHLVGPRTKIFAFTHVSNVLGVVTDVARLVALAKSVGAFTVLDACQSTPHMKLDVKALDVDFAAFSGHKMLGPTGIGGLYGRRELLDAMPPFLTGGSMITKVTMEGAEYLPAPTRFEAGTQRISQTIALASAVNYLSEVGIERISAWEHQLGQQLVDGLSAIPGVRVMGPTNIPRIGVAAFDVEGVHPHDVGQYLDSTGIAIRVGHHCAQPLHRKLGLAATSRASTYLYSLPSEVDELVRRVAEVRPFFGLS
- the mfd gene encoding transcription-repair coupling factor, producing MTTSAALPALALDGLRRALSADRTLPVLQTVAARSFAERTQNLEIAAPTGLRPIVCADLADAVNPSGGVVLAITSTGREAEDLTAALEAYLPADSVAEFPSWETLPHERLSPRSDTVGRRLSVLRRLHDGKDDAAARLKVIVAPIRAVVQPLVNGLSELRPVRVAVGDEYEFSALVKALADAAYARVDLVTHRGEFAVRGGMIDVFPPTLDHAVRIDFFGDEVDQMRYFSVADQRSISGEGPREIIAPPCRELLITPAVMSRAARLKDVLPGAAEMLEKIAGGIAVEGMESLAPVLVDSMVPFVGELPAGSIAVVMEPERVRARSHDLAATNEEFLAAAWNTAAHGGAAPVDISAVDITAVKPGVGSVESALSSGNFASLGETREAANKAKISWWSMTSLGADSELLPEAGSLRVNATEPRGFAGNVQEMLTFLGERIDDDWRVVVVTDGPGPAQRIAELLHDAQIPAHRVEFLKDEPTTHLVEITTAQAGHGFVFPELKLALLTEADLLGRSSAYSAKSGKKLAARRRNAVDPLQLTEGDFVVHEQHGIGKFIELIQRKIAGSDGMREYLVLEYAASKRGAPGDRLFVPTDQLDQLTRYVGGETPTLSKMGGADWSQTKSKARKAVKEIAGELIKLYSARMASRGHAFAGDTPWQHELEDAFPFAETPDQLTAINDVKADMEKEIPMDRLISGDVGFGKTEIAVRAAFKAVQDGKQVAILVPTTLLARQHFETFSERFAGFPVRVRALSRFQTAKESKEIVAGLKDGSVDVVIGTHRLLSKEVEFKDLGLVIVDEEQRFGVEHKEALKKMRTNVDVLAMSATPIPRTLEMSLTGIRETSTLATPPEERHPVLTYVGPYTDKQVTAAIRRELMREGQVFFVHNRVSSIDKVASQLRELVPEARVEVAHGKMTESRLEQIMVDFWEKKFDVLVSTTIIETGLDIQNANTLIVDRADNYGLSQLHQLRGRVGRGRERAYAYFLWNSEKPLGEVALERLKAVAAHNELGSGFQLAMKDLEIRGAGNLLGGEQSGHIAGVGFDLYLRLVGEAVADYRGDKEEVTADVRIDLPVNAHLPHDYVPSERLRLEAYRKLAAAHDETQIQDVVEEFMDRYGELPEVVKNLIDIARLRLHATSAGLTDLAVQGNFVRVSPIANLPESRQVRLNRMYPGTLLKPNMDMALIPKPKTARVAGRDLVDQEIIDWARDLVSNIFVQEKVQA
- the nhaA gene encoding Na+/H+ antiporter NhaA; translated protein: MSNSPAPSPQGFDGKPSSNVLGRSSWEENVRIGDILRKETVGGMVLIAAALVAIIWANSPWASSYFAIRDFHIAIPWANMDLSIGHWAADGLLAVFFFLTGLELKKEFVAGDLADFSKAIVPVTAAFGGALVPALIFLGFNIATAGETLRGWAIPTATDIAFAVAVLAVVGSHLPSPLRIFLLTLAVVDDLIAIVIIAFVYTADLVPMYALLALVPIAAYFLIAHKARVFCAEHKWAPWLILLPLGILAWWCVFQSGIHATIAGVVLGFCVPVRHRDGTSAHGLAEVFEHRFRPISTGICVPVFAFFSAGVTVVGGSGGFGAILSDPVVWGIVIGLVVGKPIGILGSTFLITKTRHANLDPDIKWIDLFGMTLLAGIGFTVSLLVAELSFGLESAHSDHAKVAILAGSFIAAILGTLILKPRDKHYQLIAAREAIDEDKDGIPDVYLKD
- a CDS encoding DUF2505 domain-containing protein; protein product: MALNASTSLPFTPQQVLETFTNREFVEHVSNRVGGSLKAFTVNGDLAGAFTTEIVREVPTARLPEIARKVVGQTITITQKENWAAPAADGSRASTVTIDVAGAPVSVNATQNILTADGGSRVDLAGEVKSSIPFMGGKIAAAAEPFVAKALNLQAREAKAWLER
- a CDS encoding polysaccharide biosynthesis tyrosine autokinase produces the protein MEYTTESQPKALNEQVRRIVRVALSNWKGALAIFLLSVLASVGLFFLSPKTYTATNTVMVVAGGGNNLGSYLSSETLATTKAETYLALGSAPEVAALVSKHFAEQGKSVSWTSVAFAKDPSNSQIRVSAQASTPENAKAAADAFAQALSDEAARVEKVMASGGTDTTSTIPVVQIIPISSALLPTAPSAPSLRKNLMNGAIAGLILAALYIFIKHLFDVRIRSTEQVEEVTGHAVLGTIPQDPRLGDHRQVVTMVEAGDKRGWATAEALRDLRTNLTFSRVDNPPRVIVVTSALAGEGKSSIAANLAVAISQSGNNVVLIDADLRRSVQTDLFHLQSGAGLTDLLSGAVDLQDVLQDWSADQRLQVLGAGRTPPNPSELLGSRAMKRLLADLSRDAVVIVDSPPLLPVTDASVLSTSADGVLVVAKAGKTSIEDLKKATDRLQRVNGHVLGVVLNHVPRKGSSAGQYGYYSDTYYYSSTTGERTRRTQGKRRATASASN